The Rhizobium indicum genome has a segment encoding these proteins:
- a CDS encoding co-chaperone GroES has product MSFRPLHDRILVRRVDSEEKTKGGIIIPDTAKEKPQEGEVIAVGPGARNEAGQIQALDVKPGDRILFGKWSGTEIKINGEDLLIMKESDVMGIIEPQGEKKQAA; this is encoded by the coding sequence ATGTCGTTCCGACCGCTTCATGACCGCATTCTCGTCCGCCGGGTCGATTCAGAGGAAAAGACCAAGGGCGGCATCATCATTCCCGACACCGCTAAGGAAAAACCGCAGGAAGGCGAAGTGATCGCCGTCGGCCCCGGCGCGCGCAACGAAGCCGGCCAGATCCAGGCGCTCGACGTCAAGCCCGGCGATCGCATCCTGTTCGGCAAATGGTCCGGCACCGAGATCAAGATCAATGGCGAAGACCTGCTGATCATGAAGGAAAGCGACGTGATGGGCATCATCGAGCCGCAGGGCGAAAAGAAGCAGGCCGCCTGA
- the groL gene encoding chaperonin GroEL (60 kDa chaperone family; promotes refolding of misfolded polypeptides especially under stressful conditions; forms two stacked rings of heptamers to form a barrel-shaped 14mer; ends can be capped by GroES; misfolded proteins enter the barrel where they are refolded when GroES binds), translated as MAAKEIKFSTEAREKMLRGVDILANAVKATLGPKGRNVVIERSFGAPRITKDGVSVAKEIELEDKFENMGAQMVREVASKTSDVAGDGTTTATVLAQAIVKEGAKAVTSGMNPMDLKRGIDLAVAAIVAELKANARKISNNSEIAQVGTISANGDAEIGRFLAEAMEKVGNDGVITVEEAKTAETELEVVEGMQFDRGYLSPYFVTNADKMRVEFEEPYILIHEKKLSNLQSMLPVLEAVVQSSKPLLIIAEDVEGEALATLVVNKLRGGLKIAAVKAPGFGDRRKAMLEDIAILTAGTVISEDLGIKLESVTLDMLGRAKKVSIEKENTTIVDGSGAKSDIEGRVAQIKAQIEETTSDYDREKLQERLAKLAGGVAVIRVGGSTEVEVKEKKDRVDDALHATRAAVEEGILPGGGVALLRAVKALDNLKTANGDQRVGVDIVRRAVEAPARQIAENAGAEGSVIVGKLREKSEFSYGWNAQTGEYGDLYAQGVIDPAKVVRTALQDAASIAGLLVTTEAMIADKPKKDAPPPMPAGPGMDF; from the coding sequence ATGGCTGCTAAAGAAATCAAATTCAGCACCGAAGCCCGCGAGAAGATGCTGCGTGGCGTCGACATTTTGGCCAACGCGGTGAAGGCGACCCTCGGCCCGAAAGGCCGCAACGTCGTTATCGAAAGATCTTTCGGCGCGCCGCGCATCACCAAGGACGGCGTTTCGGTCGCCAAGGAAATCGAACTCGAAGACAAGTTCGAAAACATGGGCGCCCAGATGGTCCGCGAAGTTGCTTCGAAGACCAGCGACGTCGCCGGCGACGGCACCACGACGGCAACGGTGCTGGCCCAGGCGATCGTCAAGGAGGGCGCCAAGGCGGTTACTTCGGGCATGAACCCGATGGACCTGAAACGCGGCATCGATCTTGCGGTCGCCGCCATCGTCGCGGAACTGAAGGCCAACGCCCGCAAGATCTCCAACAATTCCGAAATCGCCCAGGTCGGCACGATCTCCGCCAATGGCGATGCCGAAATCGGTCGTTTTTTGGCGGAAGCGATGGAAAAGGTCGGCAATGATGGCGTCATCACTGTCGAAGAAGCCAAGACCGCAGAAACCGAACTCGAAGTCGTCGAAGGCATGCAGTTCGATCGCGGCTATCTCAGCCCCTACTTCGTCACCAATGCCGACAAGATGCGGGTCGAGTTCGAAGAACCTTATATCCTCATCCACGAGAAGAAGCTCTCGAACCTGCAGTCGATGCTGCCGGTTCTCGAAGCCGTCGTCCAATCCAGCAAGCCACTGCTTATCATCGCTGAAGACGTCGAAGGCGAAGCCCTCGCAACGCTCGTCGTCAACAAGCTGCGTGGCGGCCTCAAGATCGCCGCCGTCAAGGCGCCCGGCTTCGGCGACCGCCGCAAGGCCATGCTCGAAGACATCGCCATCCTGACCGCCGGCACCGTCATCTCTGAAGATCTCGGCATCAAGCTCGAATCCGTCACGCTCGACATGCTCGGCCGTGCCAAGAAAGTCTCGATCGAGAAGGAAAACACCACAATCGTCGATGGGTCAGGCGCCAAGTCCGACATCGAAGGCCGTGTGGCCCAGATCAAGGCCCAGATCGAAGAAACCACTTCGGACTACGACCGCGAGAAGCTGCAGGAACGTCTTGCCAAGCTCGCCGGCGGCGTTGCCGTCATCCGCGTCGGCGGCTCGACGGAAGTCGAAGTGAAGGAAAAGAAGGACCGCGTCGACGACGCGCTTCATGCAACCCGCGCGGCGGTCGAGGAAGGCATTCTGCCGGGCGGCGGCGTGGCGCTGCTGCGCGCCGTCAAGGCGCTCGACAACCTCAAGACAGCCAATGGCGACCAGCGCGTCGGTGTCGACATCGTTCGCCGCGCGGTCGAGGCTCCGGCTCGCCAGATCGCCGAAAACGCTGGCGCGGAAGGCTCGGTCATCGTCGGCAAGCTGCGCGAGAAAAGCGAGTTCTCCTACGGCTGGAACGCGCAGACGGGCGAATATGGCGACCTCTATGCACAGGGAGTCATCGATCCGGCCAAAGTGGTTCGCACCGCGCTGCAGGATGCGGCCTCCATCGCCGGTCTTCTCGTCACGACGGAAGCCATGATCGCCGACAAGCCCAAGAAGGACGCGCCGCCGCCAATGCCCGCCGGCCCCGGCATGGACTTCTAA
- a CDS encoding SDR family oxidoreductase — MSEPLPYRVAVVTGATSGIGRATVGKLREMGLTVYAVGRNAEALEELARESGAKPVRADVRDTAEIVRQLHGTDVDILINNAGILSTRATFNEIEPSEIDAMIDINLKAPMHLTRAFLPAMVERKRGHLIYIGSSGGQAPYPNMAAYGPSKAGLSLFCDNLRCDLLGTSVRVTEVVPGRVQTELYRTAIAGNQARSLLYDGYRPIQPSHIASIISNAIELPVFVDVARIEVFPTDQATGGGTMVKFPEQ; from the coding sequence ATGTCTGAGCCGCTGCCCTATCGGGTCGCCGTGGTCACCGGTGCGACGAGCGGCATCGGCCGCGCCACCGTCGGCAAACTACGCGAGATGGGGCTGACGGTTTATGCCGTTGGCCGAAACGCCGAGGCTCTTGAGGAACTCGCGCGGGAAAGCGGGGCGAAGCCGGTCCGTGCCGATGTACGCGATACCGCGGAAATCGTCAGGCAGCTTCACGGAACAGACGTCGATATCCTGATCAACAATGCCGGCATTCTCTCGACACGGGCGACATTCAACGAGATCGAACCGTCCGAGATCGATGCCATGATCGACATCAATCTCAAGGCGCCGATGCATCTGACCCGCGCATTCCTGCCTGCTATGGTCGAGCGAAAGCGCGGCCACCTGATCTATATCGGTTCGAGCGGCGGTCAGGCGCCCTATCCGAACATGGCCGCCTACGGCCCGTCGAAGGCCGGGCTCAGCCTGTTTTGCGACAATTTGCGCTGCGACCTGCTCGGGACCTCGGTGCGTGTGACGGAGGTGGTGCCGGGCCGCGTCCAGACGGAGCTTTATCGAACTGCAATAGCAGGCAACCAGGCGCGGTCACTGCTCTATGACGGCTACCGTCCGATCCAGCCTTCTCACATCGCCTCGATCATCTCCAACGCCATCGAGCTTCCCGTCTTCGTCGACGTCGCCCGAATTGAAGTCTTCCCGACGGACCAGGCAACCGGCGGCGGCACCATGGTCAAATTCCCGGAGCAGTAG
- a CDS encoding SDR family NAD(P)-dependent oxidoreductase, with protein MKNQTAIIVGGASGLGLTTAKLMISHGATRIGLIDRNEQLLASSAEALAALGAEVATAVADISRAETAHRGFNEIAGKLGRVHVLVNSAAIYPRRPILEITDEEWDLENAINVKGTYHMMVAAVLHMRQHVNAPAVTGRIVNVTSVDAFKAHPQNAHYAATKAAVVSLTKSFAQECAKDQILVNSVAPAGFATDRAKELGFLPELAKASALGRAAEPVEMAEWIVMMASSRNTYATGENVVVSGGYIYV; from the coding sequence TTGAAGAACCAGACCGCAATCATCGTCGGCGGCGCTTCCGGGCTCGGATTGACGACGGCCAAACTGATGATCTCGCATGGGGCGACCAGGATCGGGCTCATCGATCGTAATGAGCAGTTGCTTGCCTCTTCGGCCGAGGCGCTTGCCGCGCTCGGCGCCGAGGTCGCAACCGCGGTTGCTGACATTTCCCGGGCGGAAACGGCTCATCGCGGGTTCAACGAGATCGCCGGCAAGCTCGGTCGGGTCCACGTGCTCGTCAACAGCGCTGCCATCTATCCGAGACGCCCTATCCTCGAGATCACCGACGAGGAATGGGACCTCGAAAATGCGATCAACGTGAAGGGTACCTATCATATGATGGTGGCCGCCGTTCTTCATATGCGCCAGCACGTGAACGCGCCTGCGGTTACCGGGCGGATCGTCAACGTGACCTCGGTCGATGCTTTCAAGGCCCATCCCCAGAATGCGCATTATGCCGCAACCAAGGCGGCTGTCGTCAGCCTGACGAAATCCTTTGCCCAGGAATGCGCCAAGGACCAGATCCTTGTCAATTCCGTCGCTCCTGCCGGCTTCGCCACGGATCGCGCCAAGGAGCTGGGATTCCTTCCGGAACTGGCCAAGGCCAGCGCGCTTGGCCGCGCGGCCGAGCCGGTCGAAATGGCGGAGTGGATCGTCATGATGGCATCGAGCCGCAACACCTATGCCACCGGCGAAAACGTCGTCGTCAGCGGAGGCTATATCTATGTCTGA
- the ydiJ gene encoding D-2-hydroxyglutarate dehydrogenase YdiJ, protein MIPRLRPNGSIPLPAAGFFQRLIEAGFGGDIESGAASRTVFSTDNSIYQVEPAGILFPRGVEDLQITAAVLSEPAFLGITVAPRGGGTGTNGQSLTSGIVVDCSRHMNSILEIDQIRRIARVQAGVVKDQLNQALKPYGLFFAPELSTSNRATIGGMVSTDACGQGSCLYGKTSNHVLGLRIVLADGTDWWSRPLDEAALEEIVARQDSVGEIHRTVDRIAREKRDRIAEIFPKLNRYMTGYDLAHIRRSDGRFDLNAILCGSEGTLAMIAEAELNLLPIPAHAALINIRYGDFNTALEDARTLVALNVASVETVDEKVLGLARGDIVWTGIARFFPDDAGGTTNGINIAEVLADDEAELDRKLAEVIAALDTGADARHLGYTIARSHTDVEAIWSMRKRAVGLLGNVDGPVRPVAFVEDTAVPPENLAAYIREFRALLDGAGLSYGMFGHVDAGVLHVRPALDLTRNDHVRLVREVSDGVVALTRRYGGVLWGEHGKGVRSEYVPEFFGDLYPSLQEIKRAFDPENRLNPGKIATPSGQALLKIDEVPLRGDTDRIIGNEIRAAFDNAAYCNGNGACFDFDETSPMCPSYKATRDRRFSPKGRAALMREWLRLLAEKGIDPRQEAKRLRQSVPLARFARRVFNSLNPQNRDDFSHEVRASMDTCLACKACSGQCPVKVSVPAFRSKFLELYYGRYLRPLKDPLVAAIETTLPLVHRIRPAYNLVVGTRAGRMMMRVAGLTSLPRLPRISLAKEAAGLGVPLATLPQIEALSPREREQSVIFVADAFTAYFDPEVALAAIGLARKMGLSPFLAASHVNGKALHVHGYLGRFEAAAERTARYLQRLDDTGVALVGLDPSMTLAFRSEYKGRLQATILLPQEWLIAKLDRLAASPSASKGRSFRLMAHCTERTNAPASIAQWKSVFGSLGIDLQAAETGCCGMAGTFGHEARNRPISERLYAMSWKREIDAAGDSDSLMATGYSCRSQVKEIDNKRIPHPFQVIDKIMSEKADVPQSDVA, encoded by the coding sequence ATGATTCCACGCCTCCGGCCGAACGGTTCAATCCCCCTTCCCGCTGCGGGATTCTTCCAGCGGCTCATCGAGGCGGGGTTCGGTGGCGACATCGAAAGCGGCGCGGCGAGCCGGACCGTTTTTTCGACCGACAATTCCATTTATCAGGTCGAGCCGGCCGGTATCCTTTTCCCCAGAGGCGTCGAAGACCTGCAGATTACGGCGGCCGTGCTGTCGGAGCCGGCTTTTCTGGGGATCACCGTCGCGCCGCGCGGCGGCGGAACCGGCACGAACGGTCAATCCCTCACCTCAGGCATCGTCGTCGACTGTTCGCGACATATGAATTCCATTCTCGAAATCGACCAGATCAGGAGAATTGCTCGGGTCCAGGCGGGCGTGGTCAAGGATCAGCTGAACCAAGCGTTGAAGCCCTACGGCCTGTTTTTTGCGCCTGAACTCTCCACCTCCAATCGCGCTACCATCGGCGGCATGGTCTCCACCGATGCCTGCGGCCAGGGTTCATGCCTCTACGGCAAGACCAGCAACCATGTGCTGGGATTGCGCATCGTGCTCGCGGATGGAACCGACTGGTGGTCGCGCCCGCTCGATGAAGCGGCGCTCGAAGAGATCGTCGCGCGTCAGGACAGCGTCGGTGAGATCCACAGGACGGTCGACCGAATCGCGCGTGAAAAACGCGACCGGATCGCCGAGATTTTTCCGAAACTCAATCGCTATATGACCGGTTACGATCTCGCTCACATCCGGCGCAGCGACGGACGCTTTGACCTCAATGCCATTCTCTGCGGCTCGGAGGGAACGCTGGCGATGATCGCCGAAGCGGAACTTAACCTTCTACCGATTCCAGCCCATGCGGCGCTGATCAATATTCGTTACGGGGACTTCAACACGGCATTGGAGGATGCCCGCACGCTTGTCGCGCTGAATGTCGCCTCGGTGGAAACGGTCGATGAAAAAGTTCTAGGCCTCGCCAGGGGCGACATCGTCTGGACGGGCATTGCCCGCTTTTTCCCTGACGATGCAGGCGGAACCACAAACGGCATCAATATCGCCGAAGTGCTCGCCGACGATGAAGCCGAACTCGACCGCAAACTGGCCGAAGTGATCGCCGCTCTCGACACGGGCGCAGATGCCCGTCACCTGGGTTATACGATCGCGCGGAGCCATACCGACGTCGAGGCGATCTGGTCGATGCGCAAACGGGCGGTCGGCCTGCTCGGCAATGTGGACGGGCCGGTCAGGCCCGTCGCCTTCGTCGAGGATACCGCCGTGCCGCCGGAAAACCTCGCGGCCTATATCCGCGAGTTCCGCGCATTGCTTGATGGCGCGGGCCTTTCCTACGGCATGTTCGGCCATGTCGATGCCGGCGTCCTGCACGTGCGGCCTGCCCTCGACCTCACCCGCAATGACCATGTCCGGCTGGTCCGGGAGGTCAGCGATGGCGTGGTGGCGCTGACGCGCAGATATGGCGGCGTGCTCTGGGGGGAGCACGGCAAGGGGGTACGTTCCGAATATGTGCCGGAATTCTTCGGCGATCTCTATCCCAGCCTGCAGGAGATCAAACGGGCTTTCGATCCGGAAAACCGCCTCAATCCGGGCAAGATCGCAACTCCTTCCGGCCAAGCGCTGCTGAAGATCGACGAGGTTCCGCTGCGGGGAGATACCGACCGCATCATCGGCAACGAGATCCGCGCAGCCTTCGACAACGCCGCCTATTGCAACGGCAACGGCGCCTGTTTCGATTTCGACGAAACGAGCCCGATGTGCCCCTCCTACAAGGCGACACGCGACCGGCGTTTTTCGCCCAAAGGCCGCGCCGCTCTGATGCGGGAATGGCTGAGGCTGCTTGCCGAGAAAGGCATCGATCCTCGCCAGGAGGCAAAACGCCTGCGGCAGAGCGTTCCGCTCGCGCGCTTCGCTCGGCGCGTTTTCAACTCGCTGAATCCTCAGAATCGCGACGACTTTTCCCACGAGGTCCGCGCTTCAATGGACACCTGCCTGGCGTGCAAGGCCTGCTCGGGACAATGTCCGGTGAAAGTCAGCGTCCCGGCTTTCCGCTCCAAATTCCTGGAGCTTTACTACGGACGCTACCTGCGTCCGCTGAAGGATCCGCTGGTCGCAGCCATCGAGACCACCCTGCCGCTGGTCCACCGGATACGACCTGCCTACAACTTGGTCGTCGGCACGCGAGCCGGCAGGATGATGATGCGCGTTGCCGGCCTGACGTCCCTGCCTCGCCTGCCGCGGATCTCTCTGGCGAAGGAAGCCGCCGGCCTTGGCGTGCCGCTTGCGACCCTTCCGCAAATCGAGGCCTTGTCGCCACGTGAGAGGGAGCAGAGCGTCATCTTTGTCGCCGATGCGTTTACCGCCTATTTCGATCCTGAGGTCGCCCTCGCCGCAATTGGACTCGCGCGGAAAATGGGGCTATCGCCCTTCCTCGCGGCGTCGCATGTCAATGGCAAAGCCCTGCACGTGCATGGCTATCTCGGACGCTTTGAGGCTGCGGCCGAGCGGACCGCGCGCTATCTGCAACGGCTGGATGATACAGGCGTGGCGCTGGTCGGGCTCGATCCGTCGATGACGCTCGCCTTTCGCAGCGAATACAAAGGGAGGCTGCAGGCAACCATTCTCCTTCCGCAGGAATGGCTGATCGCCAAGCTCGACAGGCTCGCCGCTTCCCCCTCCGCCAGCAAAGGCAGGAGCTTCCGGTTGATGGCCCATTGCACCGAACGTACCAATGCGCCCGCCTCCATCGCACAATGGAAAAGCGTATTCGGAAGCCTCGGCATCGACCTTCAGGCAGCAGAAACGGGGTGCTGCGGAATGGCCGGCACCTTTGGCCACGAGGCCCGCAATCGGCCGATCTCCGAGCGCCTCTATGCGATGAGTTGGAAGCGGGAGATCGATGCCGCCGGCGACAGCGACAGTCTCATGGCCACCGGATATTCATGCCGCTCGCAGGTGAAGGAAATCGACAACAAGCGCATCCCGCATCCCTTTCAGGTGATCGATAAGATAATGTCTGAAAAAGCCGACGTTCCGCAATCAGACGTGGCATGA
- a CDS encoding FadR/GntR family transcriptional regulator: protein MSIITQRGNLAEIVVAKLMERIDSGLYAPGEKIPSSAQLCEEFGVSRTVIREALTSLKVGGRVTTRQGAGVYVSDKDAKTLNFEISRIEDIRSAMQILELRLGVEIQSVALAASRRTPEALAEIARAYDNLENLVTEDAEVEARADFEFHLAIARATRNPHFPSFLEAVIESINFDLVLKHRQSARGYSTYLKKINKEHAAILAAITQGDAKAAKAALIVHLEESLHRYRTMLNEPTSSETED, encoded by the coding sequence GTGTCAATCATCACGCAACGAGGCAATCTTGCGGAAATCGTCGTTGCGAAGCTGATGGAACGGATCGACTCCGGCCTTTATGCTCCCGGCGAGAAAATTCCGTCAAGCGCCCAGCTGTGCGAAGAGTTCGGCGTGTCCCGAACCGTCATTCGCGAGGCGCTCACCTCTCTTAAGGTGGGCGGAAGGGTCACGACGCGACAGGGTGCCGGCGTCTATGTGAGCGACAAGGACGCAAAGACCCTCAATTTCGAAATCAGCCGCATCGAGGATATTCGTTCCGCGATGCAGATCCTGGAATTGCGGCTCGGCGTCGAGATCCAATCCGTCGCCCTTGCCGCGTCGAGGCGCACGCCGGAGGCGCTGGCTGAAATTGCCCGCGCCTACGACAACCTCGAAAACCTGGTGACTGAGGATGCCGAGGTCGAGGCACGCGCCGATTTCGAATTCCATCTCGCGATCGCCCGCGCCACCCGCAATCCCCACTTCCCGAGTTTTCTGGAAGCGGTGATAGAGAGCATCAATTTCGACCTCGTGCTCAAGCATCGCCAATCGGCGCGCGGCTACAGCACCTACCTGAAGAAAATCAACAAGGAACATGCCGCTATCCTGGCCGCCATCACCCAGGGTGATGCCAAGGCTGCGAAGGCCGCGCTGATCGTCCATCTGGAGGAAAGCCTCCATCGTTACCGCACGATGCTCAATGAGCCGACGAGTAGCGAAACCGAGGATTAA
- a CDS encoding thiamine pyrophosphate-binding protein — translation MKNETLKRSGGQVLVDALRIHGVERVFGVPGESYLAALDALHDVEDAIEFIVCRQEGGAAYMAEAYGKMTGKPGICFVTRGPGATNASVGVHTAFQDSTPMILFIGQVARDQMEREAFQEIDYRRMFGQMAKWVVEIEDAARIPELISQAFHRAVNGRPGPVVVALPEDMLTDMVDVADTPPYKRVEGFAGPQQFEELLGLLSEAKRPMVVVGGGGWTQQAVANLKVFSEAFGLPVAASFRCQDLFDNTHENYAGDLGLAAGPKLIRHVKDCDLLISIGARLGEMTTGAYTLIDIPVPKHLLVHIHPGAEELGRVYHARLPINASVAGFLSQAAKLKPLAAPVWKDWTRTAHADYLENLDHPKVPGPVQMGDIMEWLRGHLKPDAILTTGAGNYSAWAHRFYQYRTFRTQLGPTNGSMGYGVPAAIAAKITDPARTVVAFAGDGCFLMNGQELATAMQYDARVIFLVINNGMYGTIRMHQEREYPGRVSGTRLTNPDFASLARSYGLHGETVEKTEDFAGAFERCELSGKPGLIEIRIDPEALTPKMSLTQIRDQAIAQGK, via the coding sequence ATGAAAAACGAAACATTGAAGCGCAGCGGCGGCCAGGTGCTCGTCGATGCCTTGCGCATCCATGGTGTCGAGCGCGTGTTCGGCGTGCCGGGCGAAAGCTATCTTGCTGCCCTCGACGCCCTTCACGACGTGGAAGACGCCATCGAATTCATCGTCTGTCGGCAGGAAGGCGGCGCTGCCTACATGGCGGAAGCCTACGGCAAGATGACCGGCAAACCCGGCATCTGCTTCGTGACCCGCGGGCCGGGCGCGACGAACGCGTCCGTGGGCGTGCATACGGCCTTCCAGGATTCGACACCGATGATCCTGTTCATCGGGCAGGTGGCGCGCGATCAGATGGAGCGCGAAGCGTTCCAGGAGATCGATTATCGCCGCATGTTCGGCCAGATGGCGAAGTGGGTCGTCGAGATCGAGGATGCCGCCCGCATTCCCGAGCTCATCAGCCAGGCATTCCACCGAGCGGTCAACGGCCGGCCCGGGCCGGTGGTCGTCGCCCTTCCCGAAGACATGCTGACCGATATGGTCGATGTCGCCGACACCCCGCCCTACAAGCGGGTCGAGGGCTTTGCCGGCCCGCAGCAATTCGAGGAATTGCTCGGCCTTCTCTCCGAGGCGAAGCGCCCGATGGTCGTCGTCGGCGGCGGCGGCTGGACGCAGCAGGCCGTTGCCAACCTGAAGGTATTTTCGGAAGCCTTCGGCCTGCCCGTCGCCGCTTCTTTCCGCTGCCAGGACCTGTTCGACAATACGCACGAAAACTATGCCGGCGACCTCGGCCTTGCGGCAGGGCCGAAGCTGATCCGTCATGTGAAGGATTGCGACCTGCTGATCTCCATCGGCGCCCGCCTTGGGGAGATGACGACAGGCGCCTATACGCTGATCGACATTCCGGTTCCGAAGCATTTGCTCGTTCACATCCATCCGGGCGCGGAGGAACTGGGGCGCGTTTATCACGCGCGATTGCCGATCAATGCCAGCGTCGCTGGTTTCCTGTCGCAGGCGGCAAAGCTGAAGCCATTAGCTGCCCCGGTATGGAAGGATTGGACCAGGACGGCCCATGCCGACTACCTCGAAAACCTCGATCATCCCAAGGTGCCGGGTCCGGTGCAGATGGGCGATATCATGGAATGGCTGCGCGGACATCTCAAACCGGATGCCATCCTGACCACCGGCGCCGGCAATTATTCCGCCTGGGCGCATCGCTTCTATCAGTATCGCACCTTTCGCACCCAGCTCGGACCGACGAACGGTTCCATGGGCTACGGCGTGCCGGCGGCGATCGCTGCCAAGATCACCGATCCCGCGCGCACGGTCGTTGCCTTCGCCGGCGACGGATGTTTCCTGATGAACGGTCAGGAACTCGCAACCGCCATGCAGTATGACGCTCGCGTCATCTTTCTCGTCATCAACAACGGCATGTATGGCACGATCCGCATGCATCAGGAGCGTGAGTATCCCGGCCGCGTCTCCGGCACCCGCCTGACGAATCCGGATTTTGCCTCGCTGGCGCGATCTTATGGCCTCCACGGTGAGACGGTGGAAAAGACCGAGGATTTCGCCGGCGCCTTCGAACGCTGCGAGTTATCCGGCAAGCCGGGTCTCATCGAAATCCGGATCGACCCGGAAGCGCTGACACCGAAAATGAGCCTGACGCAAATTCGCGACCAGGCGATCGCCCAGGGAAAGTGA
- a CDS encoding NAD(P)/FAD-dependent oxidoreductase, which yields MQASKSSYDVVIVGGAVVGSSTAYFLATNPDFNGSVLVIEKDWTYQRSATALSSSSIRHQFSNAINVKVSQFGTEFIRNFKENVAVDDDTPEIGFHEAGYLFLAEDDRGDQVLRRNHETQISCGAEVTLLDPDGLGRRFPWLNLEGLTLGSTGERGEGWFDSVGLLQGFRKKARALGVEYIEDEVFAVNREGDRIVSVSTKSGQTIACGTMVNTSGTNGKKIAGMAGLDVPVEPRRRSLFVVDCRTPLEGKVGLTIDPTGVFFRPEGKFYLMGTYPKHDPEVDPNDFDVMHDEFDEEIWPIMANRVPAFEAIKVVNSWAGHYDYCTLDHNVVLGPHTEVGNFLFANGFSGHGLQQSPAMGRGLSELITYGGFKTLDLSPFGYERVVAQRPFLEDAVI from the coding sequence ATGCAAGCTTCCAAGTCATCCTATGACGTGGTGATCGTCGGCGGTGCAGTGGTCGGCAGTTCGACGGCATATTTTCTGGCGACCAACCCCGACTTCAACGGATCGGTCCTGGTGATCGAGAAGGACTGGACCTATCAGCGATCGGCGACGGCGCTGTCTTCCAGCTCTATCCGCCACCAGTTCTCGAATGCGATCAATGTCAAAGTCTCGCAGTTCGGGACGGAGTTCATCCGCAACTTCAAGGAAAACGTGGCTGTCGACGACGACACGCCCGAGATTGGTTTTCACGAGGCCGGTTATCTGTTCCTCGCCGAGGATGATCGTGGCGATCAGGTTCTCAGGCGCAATCACGAAACCCAGATCTCGTGCGGCGCGGAAGTCACGCTGCTCGATCCTGATGGTCTCGGCCGGCGGTTTCCCTGGCTGAACCTCGAAGGACTGACACTCGGCAGCACCGGCGAGCGGGGCGAGGGCTGGTTCGACAGCGTCGGTCTGCTGCAGGGCTTTCGCAAGAAAGCGCGCGCGCTCGGCGTCGAATACATCGAAGACGAAGTTTTTGCCGTCAATAGAGAGGGAGACCGCATCGTTTCCGTGTCGACGAAGAGCGGCCAGACGATCGCCTGCGGCACGATGGTCAATACATCAGGAACCAACGGCAAGAAAATCGCTGGGATGGCCGGGCTCGACGTTCCCGTGGAGCCGCGCCGACGCTCGCTGTTCGTCGTCGATTGCCGCACGCCTCTGGAAGGAAAAGTGGGCCTGACGATCGATCCTACCGGCGTCTTCTTCCGGCCCGAGGGCAAGTTCTACCTGATGGGCACCTATCCCAAACATGACCCTGAGGTAGACCCCAACGATTTCGATGTCATGCACGACGAATTCGATGAGGAAATCTGGCCGATCATGGCGAACCGGGTTCCGGCATTCGAGGCAATCAAGGTCGTCAACTCCTGGGCCGGCCACTATGACTATTGCACCCTCGATCACAATGTCGTCCTCGGACCGCATACCGAGGTCGGCAATTTCCTGTTCGCAAACGGCTTCTCGGGGCACGGTCTCCAGCAGTCGCCGGCGATGGGACGGGGTCTCTCGGAACTGATTACCTATGGCGGCTTCAAGACCCTTGATCTTTCGCCATTCGGCTACGAGCGGGTAGTAGCACAGCGCCCCTTCCTCGAAGACGCCGTCATTTAA